A single window of Halictus rubicundus isolate RS-2024b unplaced genomic scaffold, iyHalRubi1_principal scaffold0139, whole genome shotgun sequence DNA harbors:
- the LOC143363816 gene encoding uncharacterized protein LOC143363816, which translates to MPQTFSDVVVAQEEIAGRIKNCIINTDKLGAAKLSAVVLQKRIELLESYWRNFTANHNAMRPMPDYAASNYRKRGLYDEVEEAYIQNSSELVERLENLKPVASAIPAEAESHECNAGPRLPTLTIEKFSGDLLRWEEFRDSFRATIHNSKRLQDVQRLQYLKASLTGAAAKVIARTSLTDANYSTAWAALERRYGGIRVLTTAHLGRLLDCPAVKRASTEELTRVLDEFCQARDALAALKKPVDTWDDWFVTLLVRKLDSTTRLDWEKMFPDPTIMPSFVEIRDFLESRIHALASTQEPMCSSTPTKREETRKPEQRTAMTVQMTKGPSAKASNVRKCPLCSDNHQLGHCGQFKTFSASERKEFVYRNKLCVSCFSGTHLLAACTSSYRCMVCGGHHHTSLHEAFRKSEAPAQPSTSSVNTFRSNRVVLLATARVQLKSPNGRSVSARALLDPGSEMSFVTDDVVQALRLPRRNVEVHLTGYQEINVGTVRHEVSVLLASSRDSKFRLALNALVTRKITAPTPAVEINDEKWTHLHGLPLADEDFRSPNRVELLLGADACGHLLLENRIGPMGTPPIVRTPFGWAPMGTTSSTTDHSAGPRVRSLLVQPARDLRDDWQRFWELEEVPTSAISTPQDEACEKYFKDTHRRDQDGRYVVRLPFVATPGTDVGVPRSAAVRLLLSSERRRERDETLRQKYSEFLEEYERLGHMEFVSRHSTGGGENYLPHHAVWREKPSGNKIRVVFNGSYVSGRGSAINDYLAAGPKLQTDLWAVITRWRFHRHAFSTDIVKMFRQIKVHPEDRDWQRIVWRNDPSEEVRDFRLTTVTYGTTSAPYLASRVLHQLADDEKARFPRGAAILRANSYVDDILAGGDDIDDTEEARRQLTDILTAGGFPLDKWATNYLSSSSGLIQLLQGHQEAGALGLKWSTVNDTLSLAAPKLRTATSGQPWTKRSVLSETARLFDPLGWLSPISIAAKILLQDLWLSGLLWDEPLSELFSERWKQIRFEMERTDRITVPRWIGYRAATSDNIELHGFSDASERAYSAAVFIRVPVTGARAETHLLMAKTKVAPTKPQSIPRLELCGALLLARLLRAVGDSMRPHSVTMHAWTDASVVLAWVRSHASRWKPVTVTTTMARKTKSGDHPSLRAVFESPWDPLRFSSALRLVRVTAYMRRFANNARSIGTPQHGFLTATEIDEAW; encoded by the exons ATGCCGCAAACGTTCAGCGATGTAGTGGTCGCTCAGGAGGAGATCGCTGGCCGCATCAAGAACTGCATCATCAATACCGACAAATTGGGGGCAGCGAAACTCTCCGCGGTCGTATTGCAGAAAAGAATCGAGTTGCTGGAGAGTTACTGGCGCAACTTCACCGCAAATCATAACGCTATGAGACCGATGCCAGATTACGCCGCCAGTAACTACAGGAAGAGAGGCCTATACGACGAAGTCGAGGAAGCCTACATCCAGAACTCCTCTGAATTGGTGGAGAGGCTAGAAAATCTGAAGCCCGTCGCCTCAGCAATTCCGGCTGAAGCCGAGTCTCACGAGTGCAACGCCGGACCCAGATTGCCGACTCTGACCATCGAGAAATTTTCGGGCGATCTCCTACGGTGGGAGGAgtttcgcgattcgtttcgcgctACGATCCACAATTCGAAACGATTGCAGGACGTCCAACGCCTACAATATTTGAAGGCGAGCCTCACCGGTGCGGCTGCGAAGGTTATCGCGCGTACATCCCTGACGGATGCGAACTATTCGACGGCGTGGGCGGCACTCGAACGTCGTTATGGAGGCATCCGTGTTCTGACCACCGCTCACCTCGGAAGACTTTTGGACTGCCCGGCAGTGAAACGAGCTTCGACGGAGGAATTGACCAGAGTCCTCGACGAGTTCTGCCAAGCTCGAGATGCTCTGGCCGCGCTTAAAAAACCAGTCGACACATGGGACGACTGGTTCGTGACACTCCTCGTCAGGAAGCTGGACTCGACGACGCGCCTGGACTGGGAGAAGATGTTCCCGGACCCGACGATCATGCCGTCCTTCGTGGAGATTCGAGATTTCCTCGAATCACGCATCCATGCCTTGGCCTCGACCCAAGAGCCGATGTGTTCGTCAACACCGACCAAGCGAGAGGAGACGCGAAAACCCGAACAAAGGACGGCCATGACCGTGCAAATGACCAAAGGGCCATCCGCGAAGGCCAGCAACGTTCGGAAGTGCCCGCTGTGTTCGGACAATCACCAGCTAGGGCACTGCGGTCAGTTCAAAACCTTTAGCGCGTCGGAACGCAAGGAATTTGTGTACCGAAATAAACTGTGCGTTTCGTGTTTCTCGGGAACCCACTTGCTCGCGGCGTGCACGTCTTCCTACCGGTGTATGGTGTGCGGCGGTCATCACCACACCTCGCTTCACGAGGCGTTCCGGAAGAGCGAAGCTCCCGCGCAGCCAAGCACAAGTTCGGTGAACACGTTCAGGTCGAATCGCGTTGTTTTACTGGCCACCGCGCGCGTCCAGTTGAAGTCCCCGAACGGTCGCAGTGTCTCCGCTCGCGCGTTACTCGACCCCGGGTCCGAAATGTCATTCGTGACGGACGATGTCGTGCAAGCGTTACGTCTTCCGCGCCGGAACGTGGAGGTTCATTTGACCGGATACCAGGAGATAAACGTGGGCACGGTACGTCACGAAGTGTCCGTGTTACTCGCGTCTAGTCGCGACTCCAAGTTCCGACTCGCGTTAAACGCGCTGGTGACGCGAAAAATTACCGCTCCGACTCCAGCGGTAGAAATTAACGACGAGAAGTGGACTCACCTCCACGGACTTCCGTTAGCCGACGAGGACTTCCGCTCTCCGAACAGGGTGGAATTACTTCTCGGGGCAGATGCGTGTGGTCACCTCCTCCTCGAGAATCGAATCGGACCAATGGGCACTCCTCcaattgttcgaacgcccttcggcTGGGCGCCGATGGGCACAACCTCATCCACAACGGACCACAGCGCTGGACCTCGGGTGCGATCCTTGCTGGTTCAGCCTGCACGAGACCTCCGAGACGATTGGCAGAGGTTCTGGGAGCTGGAAGAAGTACCAACTAGTGCAATAAGCACGCCTCAGGACGAAGCATGCGAAAAGTACTTCAAGGATACGCACCGCAGAGATCAGGATGGACGCTACGTTGTGCGCTTACCGTTCGTTGCCACCCCAGGCACCGATGTCGGAGTTCCGCGATCGGCTGCAGTGCGCTTGCTCTTATCGTCCGAAAGGAGACGAGAAAGGGACGAGACGCTCCGACAGAAATACTCCGAATTTCTGGAGGAGTACGAACGGCTCGGGCACATGGAGTTCGTCTCGCGGCACTCGACTGGCGGGGGGGAGAATTACCTTCCGCATCACGCCGTGTGGCGGGAAAAACCTTCCGGAAACAAAATAAGAGTAGTTTTTAATGGTTCCTACGTTTCAGGCAGAGGCAGTGCCATTAACGATTACCTGGCCGCCGGACCGAAGCTCCAAACTGACCTCTGGGCCGTAATAACGAGGTGGCGATTCCATCGGCATGCCTTTTCGAcggacattgtaaaaatgtttcgccagATCAAGGTGCACCCAGAGGACAGAGACTGGCAGAGGATCGTCTGGAGGAACGATCCAAGCGAGGAAGTACGGGACTTCCGTTTGACGACGGTGACCTACGGCACGACGTCGGCTCCGTACCTCGCCTCGAGAGTACTGCATCAACTTGCCGACGACGAGAAGGCTCGATTTCCGCGGGGTGCAGCGATTCTCCGAGCGAATTCGTATGTCGATGACATTCTGGCCGGAGGAGATGACATCGACGACACCGAGGAGGCTCGACGTCAACTCACGGACATCCTGACGGCGGGCGGATTCCCGCTGGATAAGTGGGCGACCAATTATTTGTCGTCGAGCTCCGGTCTCATTCAATTGTTGCAgggtcaccaagaggcaggagcgCTGGGACTCAAATGGAGCACGGTGAACGACACTCTGTCTCTTGCGGCTCCGAAGCTCAGGACTGCCACATCAGGTCAACCATGGACCAAACGATCGGTTTTGTCTGAGACGGCCAGGCTTTTCGATCCACTGGGGTGGCTGTCTCCGATCAGCATTGCTGCGAAGATCCTGCTGCAGGACCTCTGGTTGTCCGGATTGTTGTGGGACGAGCCGCTGTCCGAGCTGTTTTCCGAGCGATGGAAGCAAATTCGATTCGAGATGGAGAGGACCGATCGAATCACAGTTCCGAGATGGATTGGCTATCGTGCGGCGACCAGCGACAATATAGAGCTGCACGGATTCAGCGACGCGTCAGAAAGGGCATACTCCGCAGCCGTCTTCATAAGGGTGCCAGTTACCGGTGCAAGGGCCGAGACGCACTTACTGATGGCGAAGACCAAGGTCGCTCCAACCAAACCACAGAGCATTCCTAGGCTGGAGCTGTGCGGTGCTCTACTGCTGGCCCGATTGCTGAGAGCAGTAGGAGATTCGATGCGGCCTCACAGCGTGACTATGCATGCgtggaccgatgcatcggtcgtcCTAGCCTGGGTGAGGTCTCATGCTTCCAGGTGGAAACC agtgacggtgacgacgacgatggcaAGGAAGACGAAGTCCGGCGACCATCCCAGTCTGCGAGCCGTCTTCGAATCGCCCTGGGACCCTCTCCGATTCTCGTCAGCGTTGAGGCTGGTCCGAGTGACCGCGTATAT